A section of the Oryza sativa Japonica Group chromosome 1, ASM3414082v1 genome encodes:
- the LOC4324905 gene encoding uncharacterized protein isoform X1: protein MDADGSSKKGPPGRRTRKKLKFKPKVPPQKPRKSVPEKPNLEQSKPIDEELMKRLKTGQGATKTLSSIKDEHSTQNPPSTVSSAASVSLTLPQSGGHNQGQLKKPFHITRAVPLDAIPGFLYDDEDDDDDDDDEGDNNVELEEIRPSSTECESSIHPAEELNLLEQGDTRRMLLFQLPKSLPLPRISAAVERNGKARDKEVKEGSNLKELPQGYLGKMVVYKSGKIKMKLGDVMFDVNPGEECRMAQHVAAINTKEKHCCLLGEIESRHVVVTPDVDSLLLNDNRG from the exons ATGGATGCAGATGGTAGCTCCAAGAAAGGCCCTCCAGGTCGTCGCACTAGAAAG AAGCTGAAGTTCAAGCCAAAAGTGCCACCACAAAAGCCAAGAAAATCAGTTCCAGAAAA GCCAAACCTGGAACAGTCAAAGCCAATTGATGAAGAATTGATGAAGAGACTGAAG ACTGGCCAAGGAGCTACAAAAACATTGTCAAGTATAAAAG ATGAACACTCAACACAGAACCCACCCTCAACTGTTTCTTCTGCAGCTAGTGTTAGCTTAACACTGCCACAGTCAGGAGGGCACAACCAAGGCCAACTG aagaagccaTTCCACATCACAAGAGCGGTTCCTCTTGATGCTATTCCAG GATTTTTATAcgacgatgaggatgatgatgacgacgacgacgatgagggcGATAACAATGTTGAATTAGAGGAGATTCGACCAAGTTCAACTGAATGTGAATCTTCCATCCATCCAGCAGAAGAGCTGAATTTACTC GAGCAAGGTGACACGAGAAGAATGCTCCTATTCCAGTTGCCAAAATCTCTTCCGTTGCCAAGAATATCCGCTGCAGTTGAAAGGAATGGAAAAGCCAGGGACAAGGAGGTGAAAGAAGGATCCAACTTGAAAGAATTGCCACAAGGATATTTGGGCAAAATGGTGGTGTACAAGAGCGGCAAGATCAAGATGAAGTTGGGGGATGTCATGTTTGAT GTGAACCCAGGAGAAGAGTGTAGGATGGCACAACATGTGGCTGCTATCAACACCAAAGAGAAGCATTGTTGTTTACTTGGCGAGATCGAGAGCCGGCATGTCGTTGTGACTCCAGATGTGGACTCGCTGCTGTTGAATGACAATAGAGGTTAG
- the LOC4324905 gene encoding uncharacterized protein isoform X2 translates to MDADGSSKKGPPGRRTRKKLKFKPKVPPQKPRKSVPEKPNLEQSKPIDEELMKRLKTGQGATKTLSSIKDEHSTQNPPSTVSSAASVSLTLPQSGGHNQGQLKPFHITRAVPLDAIPGFLYDDEDDDDDDDDEGDNNVELEEIRPSSTECESSIHPAEELNLLEQGDTRRMLLFQLPKSLPLPRISAAVERNGKARDKEVKEGSNLKELPQGYLGKMVVYKSGKIKMKLGDVMFDVNPGEECRMAQHVAAINTKEKHCCLLGEIESRHVVVTPDVDSLLLNDNRG, encoded by the exons ATGGATGCAGATGGTAGCTCCAAGAAAGGCCCTCCAGGTCGTCGCACTAGAAAG AAGCTGAAGTTCAAGCCAAAAGTGCCACCACAAAAGCCAAGAAAATCAGTTCCAGAAAA GCCAAACCTGGAACAGTCAAAGCCAATTGATGAAGAATTGATGAAGAGACTGAAG ACTGGCCAAGGAGCTACAAAAACATTGTCAAGTATAAAAG ATGAACACTCAACACAGAACCCACCCTCAACTGTTTCTTCTGCAGCTAGTGTTAGCTTAACACTGCCACAGTCAGGAGGGCACAACCAAGGCCAACTG aagccaTTCCACATCACAAGAGCGGTTCCTCTTGATGCTATTCCAG GATTTTTATAcgacgatgaggatgatgatgacgacgacgacgatgagggcGATAACAATGTTGAATTAGAGGAGATTCGACCAAGTTCAACTGAATGTGAATCTTCCATCCATCCAGCAGAAGAGCTGAATTTACTC GAGCAAGGTGACACGAGAAGAATGCTCCTATTCCAGTTGCCAAAATCTCTTCCGTTGCCAAGAATATCCGCTGCAGTTGAAAGGAATGGAAAAGCCAGGGACAAGGAGGTGAAAGAAGGATCCAACTTGAAAGAATTGCCACAAGGATATTTGGGCAAAATGGTGGTGTACAAGAGCGGCAAGATCAAGATGAAGTTGGGGGATGTCATGTTTGAT GTGAACCCAGGAGAAGAGTGTAGGATGGCACAACATGTGGCTGCTATCAACACCAAAGAGAAGCATTGTTGTTTACTTGGCGAGATCGAGAGCCGGCATGTCGTTGTGACTCCAGATGTGGACTCGCTGCTGTTGAATGACAATAGAGGTTAG